Proteins encoded in a region of the Nitrospira sp. genome:
- a CDS encoding transglycosylase SLT domain-containing protein — translation MKTCNKRRSIGGCARAVASGLVLVLGCFLSSDGYTAQVETSEQSTANGCTTAEDCFAAAAWPKERLGHALTKDQVVALKLERLRKVMEGFPATQWAKRAGLLSGVILIDRNPAGALPYLRAAQRDFLVLDDYIRSWIGEALLRLGDAKEAAGMFEGVSQAVPDSNLLNQVALRAGEAWYQASSCPEAVSWLVKAVNVNDKDVQISQAWLRLASCYLRENQLPEGRETLKQLWTKFPQTKEAKEAETLLRSNIGGVLWTVVPDMHYERAQAFLGQSLHAEAIEELKKFLTQDPSSPHRGDAKLKLGIAQVRLKLYDQARETFHALTAEQGPRADEATVWLARVYLRQGLGEKLLDLCRTLSKRTMTPEQKGQINAFVGTWLEDEARFDEAIARYRQVSKFGEPASQRAEAYWREGWVLYRTARYREAITVWQQIVDQKDSDFEPQALYWIARSYGQVEDVKSKEAFVLLCQRFPYTYYCQLAREHTDLSVSGQTKREGPVIAASSAQPAPEVPPTSVQDDQTSRRMQIELQPAYRRAVELKTLGLDHDAARELGALTDRYSRDPEVLAALSMMLNEVGAYHHALRLVRSRFREKLERTGGTVADGLWNVAYPTGLIPTIRMSGADGVDPFLVAAIIREESQYDWRAVSRVGAIGLMQVMPATANAVAQQHRLPSLSREDLFDQEINIRIGTRYVAQLFTQFAGNVVQTIAAYNAGPIVVGTWTATYRGLSEDEFVELIQYQETRQYVKRVLRSYKEYLRLAGAPKAFS, via the coding sequence ATGAAAACCTGTAACAAGCGTCGTTCCATCGGTGGTTGCGCGCGGGCGGTTGCGTCCGGCCTGGTGCTCGTGCTCGGGTGTTTTCTTTCCAGCGACGGATATACGGCGCAAGTTGAGACGTCCGAACAATCGACGGCCAATGGCTGTACGACTGCGGAGGATTGTTTCGCGGCGGCGGCCTGGCCGAAGGAGCGCTTGGGTCACGCTTTGACGAAAGATCAAGTGGTGGCGCTCAAGCTGGAACGTCTCCGAAAGGTCATGGAGGGATTTCCCGCCACGCAGTGGGCCAAACGTGCCGGGCTGCTGTCCGGGGTGATCTTGATCGATCGAAATCCCGCAGGCGCTCTGCCATACCTTCGGGCAGCCCAGCGGGACTTTCTCGTACTCGATGATTATATTCGCTCCTGGATCGGAGAGGCTTTGCTGCGCTTAGGGGATGCCAAGGAGGCGGCCGGCATGTTTGAAGGAGTGTCGCAAGCGGTCCCCGATTCCAATCTTCTCAATCAGGTGGCGCTCCGTGCCGGAGAAGCGTGGTATCAGGCGTCCAGCTGTCCCGAGGCGGTGTCCTGGTTGGTCAAAGCCGTCAATGTCAATGATAAGGACGTGCAGATCTCTCAGGCTTGGTTGCGGTTGGCGTCTTGTTATCTTCGAGAGAATCAATTGCCGGAAGGACGAGAGACGCTGAAGCAGCTTTGGACGAAGTTTCCGCAGACAAAGGAAGCCAAGGAAGCCGAGACTCTGCTCAGGAGCAATATCGGTGGTGTGCTGTGGACTGTGGTGCCCGACATGCATTATGAGCGTGCCCAGGCTTTCTTAGGGCAATCGCTCCACGCGGAGGCAATCGAGGAGTTGAAAAAGTTCTTGACGCAAGACCCGTCTTCTCCGCACCGCGGGGATGCCAAACTCAAACTAGGAATCGCCCAAGTCCGGTTGAAGCTGTACGATCAGGCTCGCGAAACCTTTCATGCCCTGACTGCTGAACAAGGACCTCGGGCGGATGAAGCGACTGTATGGCTCGCGAGGGTCTATCTCAGACAGGGACTCGGGGAAAAGTTATTGGATCTCTGCCGAACGCTCTCGAAACGAACGATGACTCCGGAACAGAAAGGGCAGATCAATGCATTTGTCGGGACCTGGTTGGAAGATGAGGCGCGGTTCGATGAAGCGATCGCAAGGTATCGACAGGTGTCCAAGTTCGGAGAGCCGGCTTCTCAACGAGCGGAAGCATATTGGCGGGAAGGGTGGGTGCTTTACCGAACGGCTCGTTATCGGGAGGCAATCACCGTGTGGCAGCAGATCGTCGATCAGAAGGACAGCGACTTTGAACCCCAGGCGCTCTACTGGATTGCCCGTTCCTACGGCCAAGTTGAGGATGTGAAGTCAAAAGAGGCGTTTGTACTGCTCTGTCAGCGCTTTCCCTACACCTACTACTGTCAGTTGGCGCGCGAACACACAGACCTATCGGTTTCCGGGCAGACGAAACGGGAAGGTCCCGTCATCGCTGCCTCGTCCGCTCAACCTGCTCCCGAGGTACCTCCGACATCGGTTCAGGACGATCAGACAAGTCGTCGCATGCAGATCGAGCTACAGCCGGCGTACCGACGGGCGGTGGAACTCAAGACACTCGGTCTGGATCACGATGCCGCCAGAGAGCTCGGCGCGTTGACAGATCGGTATAGTCGCGATCCCGAGGTGTTGGCGGCGTTATCGATGATGCTGAACGAGGTCGGTGCCTATCATCATGCCCTGCGCCTGGTGCGATCCCGATTCCGTGAGAAGTTGGAGCGAACCGGTGGAACGGTCGCAGATGGACTTTGGAATGTGGCCTATCCAACCGGATTGATTCCCACGATTAGAATGTCGGGAGCCGACGGGGTTGATCCGTTTCTTGTTGCAGCGATCATTCGGGAAGAAAGTCAATATGATTGGAGGGCCGTCTCGCGTGTCGGGGCAATCGGATTGATGCAGGTGATGCCCGCCACCGCCAACGCCGTGGCTCAACAGCACCGACTTCCGAGCCTATCCCGGGAAGATTTGTTCGATCAAGAGATCAATATCCGGATCGGGACTCGGTATGTAGCGCAACTGTTTACGCAGTTTGCCGGGAATGTGGTGCAGACGATCGCGGCGTACAATGCCGGTCCGATCGTCGTGGGAACCTGGACGGCGACCTATCGGGGGCTGAGTGAAGATGAATTCGTCGAGTTGATCCAGTATCAGGAGACTAGGCAATACGTCAAACGTGTACTGCGTAGCTACAAAGAATACCTGCGTCTGGCGGGGGCTCCCAAGGCCTTTTCTTGA
- the rlmN gene encoding 23S rRNA (adenine(2503)-C(2))-methyltransferase RlmN yields the protein MEEVSGPDDGYGHMRYDFSYDRLQSLNYDTAGLSMTPPATATTLLSLTEPQMVKFVRAQRWPDYRAKQILRWIYQRRLRTITDMTDLPMHDRMRLSQLATIGRSSHVKVLTSRDGTRKLLVTLNDGMSIEAVLIPDEERLTLCVSTQVGCMLDCGFCLTGRMGLKRNLKLHEIIDQILTAQDLLRSDEHITNLVFMGMGEPLANLDGLKAAVTALTSKAWGLGWSRRRVTVSTAGLASRLTDVATLGVNLAISLNATTEEQRRALMPAASEIASLRSLLAACRRYPLASHQQLTFEYVLLAGINDHTADARRLVQLVRGMRCKVNLIPFNEFPGSPFHRPSEQAILRFQSILRDADLDAFVRKSRGRDVLGACGQLGELSSNRPSLTLTPIETRC from the coding sequence ATGGAAGAAGTTTCAGGACCCGATGATGGGTATGGCCATATGCGGTATGACTTCAGCTATGATAGGCTCCAGAGTTTGAACTATGATACTGCGGGCTTGTCAATGACCCCTCCCGCTACCGCGACAACGCTCCTGAGTCTCACCGAACCACAGATGGTGAAGTTTGTCCGTGCGCAGCGCTGGCCGGACTATCGCGCAAAGCAAATTTTGCGCTGGATCTATCAACGACGCTTACGAACCATCACCGATATGACCGATCTCCCTATGCACGATCGCATGAGGCTGTCTCAATTGGCCACGATCGGACGTTCGTCCCATGTCAAGGTCCTGACGTCCCGGGACGGAACACGCAAATTGCTGGTGACCCTCAACGACGGCATGTCGATCGAAGCCGTGCTGATCCCGGATGAGGAGCGGCTGACGCTCTGTGTGTCAACTCAGGTCGGTTGCATGTTGGATTGCGGTTTCTGCCTGACAGGGCGAATGGGGCTTAAACGCAACCTCAAGCTTCACGAAATCATCGATCAGATCCTCACTGCGCAAGATTTGCTGAGGTCCGATGAACACATTACGAACCTGGTGTTCATGGGGATGGGAGAACCGCTGGCCAATTTGGACGGTCTCAAGGCCGCCGTGACCGCCTTGACCAGCAAAGCCTGGGGTCTTGGGTGGTCGCGTAGACGCGTGACGGTGTCGACGGCGGGGTTGGCGTCCCGCCTTACGGACGTCGCAACGCTCGGCGTGAACCTCGCCATCTCGCTCAATGCCACCACCGAAGAACAGCGTCGGGCGCTGATGCCCGCCGCCAGCGAAATCGCTTCATTGAGATCACTCCTGGCAGCCTGTCGCCGCTATCCGCTCGCCTCTCACCAACAGCTGACCTTCGAATATGTTTTGCTCGCCGGTATAAACGATCATACGGCTGATGCACGCCGACTGGTGCAACTGGTGAGAGGCATGCGATGCAAGGTCAATTTGATTCCGTTCAATGAATTTCCGGGCAGCCCTTTTCATCGCCCGTCCGAACAGGCGATTCTTCGGTTTCAATCCATCCTCCGCGACGCCGACCTCGATGCGTTTGTTCGAAAGAGCCGAGGACGGGACGTTCTCGGCGCCTGCGGACAACTTGGAGAACTTTCCAGCAACCGACCTTCCCTTACCTTGACACCTATCGAAACTCGTTGCTAG
- the xseB gene encoding exodeoxyribonuclease VII small subunit — protein sequence MAGVKFEQAMARLEAIVGELEKGDLPLDESLKIFEEGIRLSKNCLKVLEEAERKVEVLVQDTNGKKQLRAFTSDDIAVPGSAEDS from the coding sequence GTGGCTGGGGTGAAGTTTGAACAAGCGATGGCCAGACTGGAAGCCATCGTGGGGGAGTTAGAGAAGGGAGATCTGCCGCTCGATGAATCGTTGAAGATTTTCGAGGAAGGTATTCGGTTGTCGAAGAATTGCCTAAAAGTATTGGAAGAGGCTGAACGAAAAGTCGAAGTTCTCGTTCAGGATACGAATGGGAAAAAACAGCTACGCGCCTTCACCTCCGATGACATTGCCGTACCAGGCTCCGCCGAGGATTCATAA
- a CDS encoding TIGR00282 family metallophosphoesterase, which produces MKVLCIGDIMGEPGRRAVARTVPRLIGQHRIDAVIANGENLAGGFGVTPELAEELFDAGISVITTGNHAWDKKEAVGYFSREPRLLRPANYPVGVPGNGSVVIETAGGERLAILQLMGRVYMPTIDCPFQTAKRELSRLKRETSAIVVDMHAEATSEKMAMGHFLDGEVVAVVGTHTHVQTADEQILPKGTAYITDIGMTGPFHSVIGVKKELAIEKFLTGMPRRFEVASGASVFCAVLLDLDPRLGKAVAFERIRLMD; this is translated from the coding sequence GTGAAGGTCCTATGTATCGGGGACATCATGGGGGAGCCTGGCCGCCGGGCTGTCGCTCGAACGGTGCCTCGGCTGATCGGACAGCATCGGATCGATGCGGTCATCGCCAATGGGGAAAATCTGGCCGGAGGATTCGGGGTCACACCGGAGTTGGCGGAGGAGCTGTTCGACGCGGGCATATCGGTCATCACCACCGGCAATCACGCCTGGGATAAGAAGGAGGCGGTCGGTTACTTTTCTCGGGAGCCCCGCTTGTTGCGTCCGGCGAATTATCCGGTGGGAGTCCCGGGAAACGGAAGTGTCGTTATTGAAACCGCAGGCGGCGAACGGCTGGCTATATTACAGCTGATGGGTCGGGTGTATATGCCGACGATCGATTGCCCGTTTCAGACGGCAAAACGCGAGTTGTCACGCTTGAAACGGGAGACCTCCGCGATCGTGGTCGATATGCATGCGGAAGCCACATCTGAAAAAATGGCTATGGGTCATTTCCTTGATGGAGAGGTGGTCGCTGTCGTCGGGACGCATACACATGTGCAGACGGCCGATGAACAAATCCTGCCGAAGGGCACTGCGTACATCACGGATATCGGCATGACGGGACCGTTCCATTCGGTGATCGGAGTCAAAAAAGAGCTGGCGATAGAGAAATTCTTGACCGGCATGCCCAGACGGTTTGAAGTCGCCTCGGGGGCCTCGGTGTTTTGTGCGGTGTTGCTCGACCTTGATCCGCGCTTGGGCAAGGCGGTTGCGTTCGAACGGATCCGCCTCATGGATTAG
- a CDS encoding pitrilysin family protein, with protein sequence MVTEPRDQGRHSPAPRSVRRWSVTGMVGLVLCGLCVVRPADAADILPARFTTPNGMTVLVLEQHFLPIIEIHALIKVGSAQDPPEKAGVANLVAGLLDEGTTSRSSKQLAEQIDFVGGSLGVQADEDFTTASARILKKDIDLGFTLLADILQRPAFPKQEFERVRVQILGEITSDNDDPGHVAMKAFNQLVFQNHPYRWPVNGTEDTLGKITLADVQTFYAKEYLPNQVILTIVGDVTVEQATTLVQAHFGSWKKGMVPPRTVKKPSVIDKKVVQLIEKDLTQSTIVIGHPGISRTNPDFYAVTVMNHVLGAGGFSSRLMDTIRDKQGLAYGITSHYDARLMPGSFWINLQTRTETTNQAINGVLAEMRTIREAPVSDQELADAKAFLMGSFPLRLDSTAKLAKVLAQVEFFGLGFDYFSQYPKWIERVTKEDVQRVAKQYLDPQHYALVVVGNIAKAKVRH encoded by the coding sequence ATGGTCACCGAGCCGAGAGACCAAGGACGCCATTCTCCCGCGCCTCGATCCGTTCGCCGGTGGTCGGTAACCGGCATGGTGGGGCTGGTCCTGTGCGGGCTGTGCGTCGTGAGGCCGGCCGATGCCGCTGACATTTTGCCCGCAAGATTCACCACCCCGAATGGGATGACCGTTCTCGTGCTGGAACAACATTTCCTCCCCATCATTGAAATCCATGCCCTCATCAAGGTCGGCTCAGCGCAGGATCCTCCGGAAAAGGCCGGTGTGGCGAATTTAGTCGCCGGCCTCCTCGATGAAGGCACCACAAGCAGATCCTCCAAACAGCTGGCCGAACAGATCGACTTTGTCGGAGGTTCGTTGGGAGTCCAGGCGGACGAAGATTTCACGACTGCGTCGGCGCGCATACTGAAGAAAGACATCGACCTCGGGTTCACTCTCCTCGCCGATATTCTTCAGCGCCCCGCTTTCCCCAAACAAGAGTTCGAACGAGTCCGAGTGCAGATCCTTGGAGAAATCACCAGTGATAATGACGATCCTGGCCATGTCGCCATGAAGGCCTTCAATCAGTTGGTCTTTCAGAATCATCCCTATCGTTGGCCGGTGAACGGGACGGAGGACACGTTGGGCAAGATCACCTTGGCGGATGTGCAGACCTTCTACGCCAAAGAGTATCTTCCCAATCAGGTCATCCTCACCATCGTCGGTGACGTCACGGTAGAACAAGCGACGACGCTCGTTCAGGCACATTTCGGGTCCTGGAAGAAAGGGATGGTGCCACCCAGAACGGTCAAGAAGCCCTCTGTTATCGACAAGAAAGTCGTGCAGCTCATCGAAAAGGATCTCACCCAATCGACTATTGTGATAGGTCACCCTGGAATCAGTCGGACCAACCCGGACTTTTATGCCGTCACCGTCATGAATCATGTGTTAGGGGCCGGAGGGTTCTCGTCCCGACTCATGGATACCATTCGAGACAAGCAGGGGCTTGCCTATGGCATTACCAGTCATTACGATGCCCGATTGATGCCGGGCTCTTTCTGGATCAACCTCCAGACCCGTACCGAAACCACTAACCAGGCCATCAACGGCGTTTTGGCTGAGATGAGAACGATCCGAGAGGCCCCGGTCAGCGATCAGGAGTTGGCGGATGCCAAAGCATTTCTGATGGGCAGCTTCCCCTTACGACTGGATTCCACGGCGAAGCTGGCGAAAGTCCTGGCCCAAGTGGAGTTTTTTGGACTGGGGTTCGACTATTTTAGTCAGTACCCAAAATGGATCGAACGAGTAACTAAAGAGGATGTGCAGCGCGTGGCGAAACAGTACCTGGATCCTCAACACTACGCGCTCGTCGTGGTCGGTAATATCGCGAAGGCAAAAGTTCGCCACTAG
- a CDS encoding cell division protein ZapA, with product MTKTIDVEIYGQRYAITGDGDDAYIRQLAHFVDDHMKHLAEGMKTTTPSKLAVLTAINLAHQLFESEKKRVQGEADVERRMVTLMQSIDEQMPTSLFR from the coding sequence TTGACTAAGACCATTGATGTAGAAATTTATGGCCAACGATATGCGATCACAGGAGATGGCGATGATGCCTATATCCGACAGCTGGCCCATTTCGTCGACGATCATATGAAACATCTGGCGGAAGGGATGAAGACGACGACTCCATCGAAGTTGGCGGTGCTGACGGCGATCAATCTTGCCCATCAGCTGTTTGAGTCTGAGAAAAAGAGGGTCCAAGGGGAGGCCGATGTCGAACGGCGGATGGTCACGTTGATGCAATCTATCGATGAGCAGATGCCGACCTCGCTCTTTCGATAA
- the xseA gene encoding exodeoxyribonuclease VII large subunit, giving the protein MIRRGLTNIHAHPSFIPLDSTSRQILTVSELTTTVRASLETHFAEVWLEGEISNLRAPASGHLYCTLKDQTSQIRAVIFRSAAVRLRFGLEEGLHVVVRGRLSVYEPRGEYQIILDHLEPKGRGALQLALDQLKRRLEVEGLFDRASKQPLPAFPRTVGIVTSPTGAAVRDLITVLHRRCPILSIIIAPVPVQGPGSAEQITAAIQALNKLGVVDVMIIGRGGGSLEDLWSFNDEAVVRAIVASRVPIVSAVGHETDVTLADFAADVRAPTPSAAAEMVAPVLTGIVERLSLLTARCRQVVSSQCLEQHQRLDLLLARMDNIRFKILKEAQRVDGAVAGMREAVRAQVRQAMVNVQGWTQALVSKSPALQVHRDLVIVPQLRSRLLAAMSHGLKRKAEQTHAYLGRFNGLSPLAVLGRGYGILETMPGRRIIRDAGQVFVGEEILARLARGQLRCTVEEVRLDPLV; this is encoded by the coding sequence TTGATCAGGAGAGGACTCACGAATATCCACGCCCATCCGTCCTTTATTCCTCTCGACTCGACATCGAGGCAGATTCTCACCGTCTCAGAACTGACAACCACGGTTCGGGCCTCCCTCGAAACTCACTTTGCCGAAGTGTGGCTCGAGGGGGAAATTTCGAACCTGCGCGCACCAGCTTCCGGCCATCTCTACTGTACACTCAAAGACCAGACGAGCCAGATTCGGGCGGTAATCTTCCGTTCAGCGGCTGTCCGTTTGAGGTTTGGACTGGAGGAGGGGTTGCATGTCGTTGTGCGAGGGCGACTCTCCGTGTATGAGCCACGCGGAGAATACCAGATCATTCTCGATCATCTCGAACCCAAAGGGCGAGGCGCTCTTCAGTTGGCGCTTGACCAGCTGAAGCGTCGTTTGGAGGTCGAGGGGCTCTTCGATAGAGCGAGCAAACAACCATTGCCGGCGTTTCCTCGGACCGTCGGAATCGTGACCTCGCCGACCGGGGCGGCGGTTCGAGATCTGATCACCGTCTTGCACCGTCGCTGTCCCATCTTGAGCATCATCATCGCGCCTGTCCCGGTGCAGGGGCCTGGATCGGCTGAGCAGATCACAGCCGCGATTCAGGCATTGAACAAACTCGGCGTGGTCGATGTCATGATCATCGGCCGTGGCGGTGGTTCATTGGAGGATCTGTGGAGCTTCAACGACGAAGCCGTCGTACGAGCCATCGTCGCGTCACGGGTCCCCATCGTATCAGCCGTTGGACATGAGACCGATGTGACACTGGCCGACTTTGCAGCAGATGTACGGGCCCCGACGCCGTCCGCTGCCGCCGAAATGGTTGCCCCAGTGTTGACGGGGATCGTTGAGCGGCTGAGCCTGCTCACCGCCCGCTGTCGGCAAGTCGTAAGCTCGCAATGCCTGGAGCAGCATCAGCGACTTGATCTTCTGCTTGCTCGTATGGACAACATCCGGTTTAAGATCCTCAAAGAAGCTCAGCGGGTGGATGGCGCTGTGGCAGGCATGCGAGAAGCAGTCCGCGCCCAGGTGAGACAAGCGATGGTGAATGTGCAAGGATGGACGCAAGCGTTGGTGTCGAAGAGTCCGGCCCTTCAAGTGCATCGAGATCTGGTGATTGTTCCACAGTTGCGGTCGCGCTTGCTCGCTGCCATGAGCCATGGTCTCAAGCGGAAGGCCGAGCAAACCCATGCCTATCTCGGCCGATTTAACGGACTGAGCCCGCTCGCTGTTCTGGGTCGAGGATATGGAATCCTCGAGACCATGCCTGGACGCCGGATCATTCGTGATGCCGGACAGGTCTTCGTCGGTGAAGAGATTCTGGCACGTCTCGCCAGGGGCCAACTCCGATGCACTGTTGAAGAAGTCAGGTTGGATCCATTGGTTTAA
- the rny gene encoding ribonuclease Y, with amino-acid sequence MTPISTSIVMYIMLSGIFGAVVGGGLFALLRRRMTGAKQAEAEDLAKQVVQNAQREAENVLKEARFEAKNLVFQAKSEFEQEQKTKLGELSAIEKRLIQREGGLDGKLAAIEKREGESRKREVDFAKREEGLTAKESACAKAEREHREALERVAGMTADEAKKQLILEMESQARLDAVGIAKRTIEEARETAEREAREIITTSIQRVVRDYVSESTISVVPIPNDAMKGRIIGREGRNIRALEAATGIDLIIDETPEAVIISGFDPLRREIAKVSLERLMQDGRIHPTRIEEIVEKVKVDIDKLMYEEAEKIIFELGLSDFHPELIKVLGRLKYRTSYGQNNLYHAREASYICGIMASELGLDVRLARRGALLHDIGKAVSHEEEGPHAMLGAEIAKKYGESPKIVNAIAAHHEQVEPICPESVLVAAAEALSAARPGARREALESYVKRLEKLESLATGHKGVQKAYAIQAGREIRVIVRQEDITDAESFQLSRELAKKIEQELTYPGQIKVTVIRESRYVEYAK; translated from the coding sequence GTGACTCCCATTTCAACCTCAATTGTCATGTACATCATGTTGTCGGGGATTTTCGGTGCTGTTGTTGGTGGAGGGCTATTTGCGCTCCTGCGTCGCCGCATGACGGGTGCCAAGCAGGCTGAGGCGGAAGACTTGGCCAAGCAGGTTGTGCAGAACGCACAACGGGAGGCAGAGAATGTTCTCAAGGAAGCCAGGTTTGAAGCCAAGAATCTCGTGTTTCAAGCGAAGTCCGAATTCGAGCAAGAGCAGAAAACCAAGCTTGGCGAGCTTTCAGCGATCGAAAAACGTCTCATCCAGCGGGAAGGAGGGCTCGACGGCAAACTCGCCGCCATAGAGAAGCGCGAGGGTGAGTCCCGGAAGCGAGAGGTGGATTTCGCGAAACGAGAAGAGGGTCTTACGGCCAAGGAGTCTGCCTGTGCCAAGGCCGAACGCGAACATCGCGAGGCGCTGGAGCGGGTAGCCGGGATGACGGCCGATGAAGCGAAGAAACAATTGATCCTCGAAATGGAATCGCAGGCGCGGCTCGATGCCGTCGGCATTGCCAAGCGAACGATCGAAGAGGCCCGTGAGACTGCGGAAAGGGAAGCTCGAGAGATCATTACCACCTCGATTCAACGCGTCGTTCGTGATTATGTATCGGAATCCACGATCTCGGTGGTTCCCATTCCAAACGATGCCATGAAAGGCCGAATCATCGGCAGGGAAGGGCGGAATATCCGTGCGCTTGAAGCGGCGACGGGCATTGATCTGATCATCGATGAAACCCCGGAAGCAGTGATTATCTCAGGATTTGATCCGCTGCGGCGCGAGATCGCCAAAGTGTCGCTGGAACGCCTGATGCAGGATGGACGTATTCATCCCACGCGAATCGAGGAAATCGTCGAAAAGGTGAAGGTCGACATCGATAAGCTGATGTATGAGGAGGCCGAGAAGATCATCTTTGAACTGGGCCTTTCAGATTTTCACCCGGAGTTGATCAAAGTGTTGGGGCGCCTCAAGTATCGAACGAGCTACGGACAAAATAACCTCTATCATGCCCGCGAAGCGTCGTATATTTGCGGCATCATGGCGTCGGAGTTGGGTCTCGATGTCAGATTGGCTCGGCGAGGCGCCTTGCTGCACGACATCGGCAAGGCGGTCAGCCATGAAGAAGAGGGGCCGCATGCCATGCTGGGAGCCGAAATCGCCAAGAAATACGGCGAATCTCCAAAGATTGTCAACGCGATCGCCGCGCATCACGAGCAGGTGGAACCGATCTGTCCGGAGAGTGTCTTGGTGGCGGCAGCTGAGGCGCTGTCGGCGGCACGGCCCGGTGCGCGGCGGGAAGCTCTGGAGTCTTACGTGAAGCGGTTGGAAAAGCTGGAATCGCTGGCGACCGGACACAAGGGAGTGCAGAAAGCGTATGCGATCCAAGCCGGGCGTGAAATTCGTGTCATCGTGAGACAAGAGGACATCACAGATGCCGAGTCGTTCCAGCTTTCCCGTGAACTTGCCAAGAAGATCGAACAGGAGTTGACCTATCCGGGACAGATCAAGGTCACGGTCATTCGAGAAAGCCGATACGTGGAATACGCCAAGTGA
- a CDS encoding pitrilysin family protein, with the protein MMSSTFIMIMRTIRYHWHIHILTTLLVVGSVSVLLGAEPSEYVLSNGMKVLLVEVPKAPVATVQVWYKVGSRNEVMGRAGLSHMLEHMMFKGTARYPKGSFSRIVRKNGGIDNAFTGQDFTAYFENVAADRVGLVLELEADRMQGLILDHNEFQTERDVVKEERRLRSEDDPQGALVEALFAQAFFSHPYHWPVIGWFADLDAMSLEDLQRHYDTFYSPNNATLVIVGDIKAEALLPTIKRLFEPIPRGPSPKQALPPEPEQRGERRFLLKREAQVPFVMMGFRVPNYSNEDSYALDILESILSHGKSSRLYQSLVYDQKNSLAVGAEYSLLQTDPGLFYFYSLVNPSAKVEGVEEAIQREIVRLQNEPPSELELQRAKNQVEAARVFEQDSNFRHAMLMGQAESVGAGWRRIDQFVERIRAVTTKDIQRVAKQYLTSDNRTVGILLPLPSPSPDSAPTAGHDGKS; encoded by the coding sequence ATGATGAGTTCGACCTTCATCATGATCATGCGGACTATTCGGTATCATTGGCACATCCACATCTTGACGACGCTTCTCGTCGTTGGCTCCGTCTCGGTCTTGCTGGGAGCAGAGCCGAGCGAATACGTCCTCTCAAACGGCATGAAAGTGCTGCTGGTCGAGGTTCCCAAGGCTCCGGTAGCCACGGTGCAGGTGTGGTACAAAGTCGGTTCGCGAAACGAGGTCATGGGACGCGCCGGACTTTCACACATGCTCGAGCACATGATGTTCAAGGGCACGGCACGATATCCGAAAGGCTCGTTTTCACGAATCGTCAGAAAGAACGGCGGAATCGACAACGCATTTACCGGACAAGACTTTACCGCCTATTTTGAGAATGTGGCGGCAGATCGTGTCGGATTGGTTCTCGAACTGGAAGCCGATCGGATGCAGGGCCTGATTCTCGATCACAACGAATTTCAGACCGAGCGCGACGTCGTGAAAGAAGAACGTCGTCTCAGATCCGAGGATGACCCGCAGGGTGCACTGGTTGAAGCGCTGTTTGCCCAGGCCTTCTTCAGCCATCCCTACCATTGGCCCGTCATCGGATGGTTCGCCGATCTCGATGCGATGTCCCTCGAAGACTTGCAACGCCACTACGACACCTTTTACTCTCCCAACAACGCGACACTAGTGATCGTGGGTGATATCAAGGCCGAGGCTCTCCTTCCGACGATCAAACGCCTGTTTGAGCCGATCCCCAGAGGTCCCTCACCCAAGCAAGCCCTGCCGCCGGAACCGGAACAGCGAGGCGAACGCCGTTTTCTCCTGAAGCGCGAAGCGCAGGTACCGTTTGTCATGATGGGGTTTCGCGTACCCAACTATTCCAACGAGGACTCGTATGCGCTCGACATCCTCGAATCGATCCTGTCTCATGGAAAAAGCTCCCGTCTCTACCAGAGTTTGGTCTATGACCAGAAGAATTCGTTAGCCGTCGGCGCCGAGTATAGCCTGTTGCAGACAGATCCCGGTCTGTTTTATTTCTACTCATTGGTGAATCCCAGTGCGAAGGTCGAAGGGGTCGAAGAAGCCATCCAGCGAGAGATCGTGCGGCTCCAGAATGAGCCGCCGTCCGAGCTTGAGCTTCAGCGGGCTAAGAACCAGGTGGAGGCGGCGCGGGTCTTCGAGCAAGATTCGAATTTTCGCCATGCCATGTTGATGGGGCAGGCGGAATCCGTCGGCGCCGGCTGGCGGCGCATCGATCAATTCGTGGAACGCATCCGTGCGGTTACGACGAAGGATATCCAGCGCGTTGCGAAGCAATATCTCACCTCGGACAATCGGACCGTCGGAATCCTCCTTCCTTTGCCCTCTCCCTCCCCGGATTCGGCACCCACGGCCGGGCATGACGGGAAGTCATAG